A genomic stretch from Pontibacter liquoris includes:
- a CDS encoding sugar 3,4-ketoisomerase, producing MPQAPYILTFDSIGSLSEGFLTTTQQAQQLPFAVKRVFWMHGTPAAVVRGRHANVETQEVLVALTGSINVKTETAESSAVFELKHPDQGLYIPAMCWTELTFSPGAIALCLASTDFSEADYIRDHALFKKLAVPAAALKTEQSRK from the coding sequence TTGCCCCAAGCCCCTTATATCCTGACCTTCGATAGCATTGGCTCCCTGTCCGAAGGCTTTCTAACCACAACCCAGCAGGCGCAGCAGTTGCCCTTTGCTGTGAAACGGGTGTTCTGGATGCACGGCACCCCAGCTGCTGTGGTGCGGGGGCGGCACGCTAATGTGGAGACGCAGGAAGTGCTGGTGGCCTTAACGGGAAGTATAAACGTGAAAACCGAGACAGCGGAAAGTTCAGCCGTATTTGAACTGAAACATCCTGACCAGGGCTTGTATATACCGGCTATGTGCTGGACGGAACTGACATTTTCTCCGGGCGCCATTGCGCTTTGCCTGGCTTCTACCGATTTCAGCGAAGCAGATTACATCCGGGATCACGCATTATTTAAAAAACTGGCTGTGCCAGCGGCAGCCTTAAAAACGGAACAAAGCCGTAAGTAG